One window of the Rhodococcus sovatensis genome contains the following:
- a CDS encoding SulP family inorganic anion transporter has translation MSWTSGLGRLPGVATARAYRREWLRNDITAGLVLTALLIPAGMGYAQAAGLPAYAGLYATIVPLLAYAVVGPSKILVLGPDSSLAPLIAAAIVPLAVTDDPASALALAGVLGVLVGIILLAGGFLRLGFVTALLSKPIRLGYLNAIALVVIVGQCPKLLGFSVDASDLLGQIEQTVRSVALGGVDPVAAAVGIGSIAVIVAFRRWLPRVPGVLVAVIGAVVASAALDLTDRIDMVGALPTGLPLPSFGGVDWGDVAALIGPAAAIALIAFADTGVLSRTFAARRGDDVDGSSEMKAIGVANVTGGLFGGFPISASGSRTPVAEQNGARTQLTGVVGALAVLVFVLVAPGVTAYLPDAALGAVVIVAATSLVDVSGTVRMWHLSRVEFATGAAAFLGVALVGVLEGILVAIGLSFVAVVARAWQPYRTELVRTQHRPGFHDVQRHPDGHRIPGLVLLRFDAPLFFANGEIFDQYVRSVVDAAPTPVEWVVIAAEPITGLDTTAVDELVDLDRFLRSREIRLVFAEMKGPIKDRLIRFGVGGRFDSTRFYYTVEAAVNAFELR, from the coding sequence ATGTCCTGGACGAGCGGTCTCGGTCGACTGCCGGGTGTCGCGACGGCCCGCGCCTACCGCCGGGAATGGTTGCGAAACGACATCACGGCAGGGCTCGTTCTCACGGCCCTGCTGATTCCGGCAGGAATGGGGTACGCGCAGGCAGCCGGGTTGCCTGCATACGCAGGCCTGTACGCGACGATCGTGCCGCTGCTCGCATATGCAGTCGTCGGGCCGTCGAAGATTCTCGTCCTCGGTCCGGATTCATCGCTGGCGCCTCTCATCGCCGCAGCGATCGTGCCGCTGGCCGTCACCGACGATCCGGCGAGCGCGTTGGCCCTGGCCGGCGTCCTCGGCGTCCTTGTCGGCATCATCCTGCTGGCCGGCGGTTTCCTACGGCTTGGTTTCGTCACCGCACTGCTGTCGAAGCCCATTCGACTCGGCTACCTGAACGCGATCGCGCTCGTCGTCATCGTCGGTCAATGTCCGAAGCTGCTCGGTTTCTCGGTCGACGCCAGTGACCTTCTCGGACAGATCGAGCAGACCGTGCGATCGGTCGCCCTCGGCGGCGTCGACCCCGTCGCAGCGGCGGTGGGCATCGGCTCGATTGCCGTCATCGTCGCATTTCGTCGTTGGCTTCCCCGTGTCCCGGGAGTTCTGGTCGCGGTGATCGGAGCGGTCGTGGCGTCCGCTGCGCTGGATCTCACCGACCGAATCGACATGGTCGGCGCATTGCCGACAGGGTTGCCGCTGCCCTCGTTCGGCGGCGTCGACTGGGGAGACGTCGCCGCGTTGATCGGGCCGGCTGCGGCGATCGCCCTCATCGCATTCGCCGACACAGGAGTTCTCTCCCGAACGTTCGCAGCCAGACGCGGTGACGATGTGGACGGCAGCAGCGAGATGAAGGCGATCGGTGTCGCCAACGTCACCGGTGGATTGTTCGGTGGTTTCCCCATCTCTGCCAGCGGATCACGCACGCCGGTAGCCGAACAGAACGGTGCTCGAACACAACTGACCGGTGTTGTGGGCGCGCTCGCGGTCCTCGTCTTCGTTCTCGTCGCCCCCGGCGTCACCGCTTATCTGCCCGACGCGGCGCTCGGGGCAGTGGTGATCGTGGCGGCTACTTCGCTCGTCGACGTGAGCGGAACAGTACGAATGTGGCACCTGAGTCGCGTCGAATTCGCCACCGGTGCAGCAGCGTTCCTCGGGGTCGCACTCGTCGGGGTGCTGGAGGGCATTCTCGTTGCAATCGGTCTGTCCTTCGTCGCCGTCGTGGCGCGTGCGTGGCAGCCGTACCGCACGGAACTCGTTCGTACGCAGCACCGCCCGGGATTCCACGACGTTCAACGCCATCCCGACGGTCACCGCATCCCTGGACTCGTCCTGCTCCGATTCGACGCTCCGCTGTTCTTCGCCAACGGTGAGATCTTCGATCAGTACGTACGCTCGGTCGTCGACGCCGCCCCGACACCCGTCGAGTGGGTTGTCATCGCAGCCGAGCCCATCACCGGACTCGACACGACCGCCGTCGACGAGTTGGTCGACCTCGACCGATTCCTCCGAAGTCGAGAGATACGGCTGGTCTTTGCCGAGATGAAGGGCCCGATCAAGGATCGGCTCATTCGCTTCGGTGTCGGCGGTAGGTTCGACTCGACGCGCTTCTACTACACCGTCGAAGCCGCAGTGAACGCGTTCGAGCTGAGATAA
- a CDS encoding ABC-F family ATP-binding cassette domain-containing protein: MPARTHTSGATLSTSPSLSISGLDFTWPDGSPVFDALDAVFPTGATGLVGSNGTGKSTLLKLVVGELTPTRGSITIPGTLGYLPQDVALRPGRRVDEVLRLREIRESLHRIESGDSTESDFATVGTQWDVEERAVALLDRLGLGHLVAVPADLDRVLGTLSGGESMLLALTAELLAEPDVLLLDEPTNNLDLHARARLYEAIGAFRGVLIVTSHDRELLDAMDTIAELRAHRDGPTRLRMFGGNYTHYRAVVDAEQEAARAAVNDAKNDVRKQERELVETRTKIDRRIRYGQKMYEQKRAPKILMGKRKRAAQVSAGKLRNTHLEKVDDAHDVLAAAEERLRDDREIRVALPATKVHAGQAVAHVGDLEIVGPERIALIGPNGSGKTTLLDTIDASGPAVPWRYLPQRLDVFDESRTVAENVADVAETASNEQIRAQLARFLFRGSDADAVVSTLSGGERLRAALARILLAEPAPRLLMLDEPTNNLDLVSKAHLTEALSSYEGALVVVSHDLPFLRELHPTRWIEL; this comes from the coding sequence ATGCCAGCACGCACGCACACCTCTGGAGCAACCTTGTCTACTTCACCATCCCTGTCCATATCCGGTCTCGATTTCACCTGGCCCGACGGCAGTCCGGTATTCGACGCACTCGATGCCGTATTCCCCACCGGTGCAACAGGTCTTGTCGGATCGAACGGCACCGGCAAATCGACGCTGTTGAAACTCGTCGTCGGAGAGTTGACGCCGACGCGCGGGTCGATCACGATTCCCGGCACTCTCGGCTACCTACCGCAGGATGTCGCGCTGCGGCCGGGTAGGCGCGTCGACGAGGTCCTTCGTCTTCGTGAAATCCGAGAGTCTCTGCACCGCATCGAATCCGGAGATTCGACCGAGAGTGACTTCGCGACCGTGGGGACACAGTGGGATGTCGAGGAACGCGCCGTGGCACTGCTCGACCGGCTCGGACTCGGCCATCTCGTCGCCGTGCCTGCAGATCTCGATCGGGTTCTCGGAACGCTGTCCGGCGGCGAATCGATGCTGCTTGCTCTGACTGCTGAACTGTTGGCCGAACCCGACGTCCTACTGCTCGACGAGCCGACCAACAACCTCGATCTGCATGCGCGCGCACGCCTCTACGAGGCGATCGGTGCGTTTCGAGGTGTACTGATCGTCACCAGCCACGACCGCGAACTTCTCGACGCCATGGATACCATCGCCGAACTCAGAGCCCACCGCGACGGTCCTACGCGACTGCGGATGTTCGGCGGGAACTACACCCACTATCGAGCCGTCGTCGATGCAGAGCAGGAGGCAGCCCGGGCCGCGGTGAACGACGCGAAAAACGATGTGCGCAAGCAGGAGCGGGAGCTGGTCGAGACGAGGACCAAGATCGACCGTCGAATCCGATATGGCCAGAAGATGTACGAGCAGAAGCGTGCGCCCAAGATCCTCATGGGCAAGCGCAAGAGAGCCGCGCAGGTGTCGGCGGGCAAACTGCGCAACACCCACCTCGAGAAAGTCGACGATGCTCACGACGTGCTCGCCGCCGCCGAGGAGCGGCTACGCGACGATCGCGAAATACGCGTCGCGCTGCCTGCGACGAAAGTTCATGCCGGACAAGCGGTTGCTCACGTTGGAGATCTCGAGATCGTCGGGCCCGAACGGATCGCGCTGATCGGACCGAACGGAAGCGGGAAGACGACACTGCTCGACACGATCGACGCTTCGGGGCCGGCCGTGCCGTGGCGCTACCTTCCGCAACGACTCGATGTCTTCGACGAATCACGCACCGTCGCAGAGAACGTCGCCGACGTCGCGGAAACCGCGTCGAACGAGCAGATTCGAGCTCAGCTCGCTCGATTTCTGTTTCGTGGCTCCGACGCGGACGCGGTCGTCTCGACGTTATCGGGTGGTGAGCGATTGCGTGCGGCGTTGGCACGGATTCTTCTGGCCGAACCAGCCCCTCGACTGCTGATGCTCGACGAGCCCACCAACAATCTCGATCTCGTCAGCAAGGCACATCTGACCGAGGCGCTGTCGAGCTACGAGGGAGCTCTCGTCGTCGTCAGCCACGACCTGCCGTTCCTCCGCGAACTGCACCCGACGCGGTGGATCGAGCTCTGA
- a CDS encoding AMP-binding protein gives MTDGTAFARFKQARDTLLGAHGDYDTALEKFEWPTFEGNFNWAIDWFDAFARDNDGTALWIVEEDGSEAKYSFDDMSRRSDQVGRWLSSLGISRGDAVVLMLGNQVELWESMLAVMKLGAVLMPTTTAIGSADLTDRIERGQAKAVIVNPVDAAKFDDVPGDYLKISVGDVPGWTDFHAAYDVQDAEPFEAVTSPDDRLLLYFTSGTTSKPKLVEHTQVSYPVGHLSTMYFLGLQPGDVHLNISSPGWAKHAWSCFFAPWIAEATIFVYNYTRFDAKALLGQIRRAEVTTFCAPPTVWRMLIQADISGGGGALREAIGAGEPLNPEVISHVQKEWGLNIRDGFGQTETTALVANTPGSELKFGSMGRPLPGVPVVIIDPVTGLEADEGEICLDLAKKPYNLMTGYLGDPARNAEVMKGGYYHTGDVASRDERGYITYVGRTDDVFKASDYKVSPFELESVLIEHPAVAEAAVVPAPDETRLAVPKAYVALAAGWEPNEDTAFEILKYAREHLAPYLRVRRIEFFELPKTISGKIRRVELRAREDSGEVLSGEWRDDQFAGLK, from the coding sequence ATGACGGACGGAACAGCATTCGCGAGGTTCAAGCAGGCACGGGACACCCTGCTGGGCGCCCACGGCGACTACGACACCGCCTTGGAGAAATTCGAATGGCCCACGTTCGAGGGCAACTTCAACTGGGCGATCGACTGGTTCGACGCGTTCGCGCGTGACAACGACGGAACTGCTCTGTGGATCGTCGAGGAAGACGGCTCGGAGGCGAAATACAGCTTCGACGACATGTCCCGACGCTCGGACCAGGTCGGTCGCTGGCTCTCCTCGCTCGGGATCTCCCGTGGCGACGCCGTCGTGCTGATGCTCGGCAACCAAGTCGAGCTGTGGGAATCGATGCTGGCGGTCATGAAGCTCGGGGCTGTGCTGATGCCGACGACAACGGCCATCGGTTCCGCCGACCTCACCGATCGTATCGAGCGCGGGCAAGCCAAAGCTGTCATCGTCAACCCAGTGGATGCAGCGAAATTCGACGACGTTCCCGGTGACTATCTGAAGATTTCCGTCGGCGACGTTCCGGGATGGACCGACTTCCATGCTGCGTACGACGTGCAGGATGCGGAGCCGTTCGAGGCCGTCACGTCACCCGACGACCGGCTGCTTCTGTACTTCACCTCGGGAACGACGAGCAAACCGAAGCTCGTCGAGCACACGCAGGTCTCCTACCCTGTCGGCCACCTGAGCACCATGTACTTCCTCGGGCTCCAACCGGGAGACGTGCACCTCAACATCAGTTCACCCGGCTGGGCGAAGCACGCGTGGAGCTGCTTCTTTGCGCCGTGGATCGCCGAGGCCACGATCTTCGTATACAACTACACGCGCTTCGACGCCAAAGCCCTCCTCGGTCAGATCCGTCGCGCCGAGGTGACGACGTTCTGCGCCCCACCGACGGTGTGGCGCATGCTGATTCAAGCGGATATCTCCGGCGGTGGGGGAGCGCTGCGTGAAGCGATCGGAGCGGGTGAACCCCTGAACCCCGAGGTGATCTCGCACGTACAGAAGGAGTGGGGGCTCAACATCCGCGACGGCTTCGGCCAGACGGAAACCACTGCGCTCGTGGCCAATACGCCTGGTTCGGAGCTGAAGTTCGGATCGATGGGACGCCCCCTCCCCGGCGTCCCGGTCGTCATCATCGACCCGGTGACCGGACTGGAAGCCGACGAAGGTGAAATCTGTCTGGATCTGGCGAAGAAGCCGTACAACCTGATGACCGGATATCTGGGCGATCCGGCACGCAACGCGGAGGTGATGAAAGGCGGCTATTACCACACCGGAGACGTTGCCTCCCGTGACGAGCGTGGCTACATCACCTACGTAGGCCGCACCGACGACGTCTTCAAGGCGTCGGATTACAAGGTGTCGCCGTTCGAACTGGAAAGCGTGTTGATCGAGCACCCAGCGGTGGCGGAGGCTGCCGTCGTACCCGCCCCCGACGAGACTCGCCTGGCAGTTCCGAAAGCATACGTCGCACTCGCTGCGGGCTGGGAACCGAACGAGGACACCGCGTTCGAAATATTGAAGTACGCACGCGAGCATCTGGCGCCGTACCTGCGTGTGCGCCGAATCGAGTTCTTCGAGCTACCGAAGACCATCTCGGGCAAGATTCGACGGGTGGAGCTGCGGGCGCGTGAGGATTCAGGTGAGGTGTTGTCCGGTGAGTGGCGGGACGATCAGTTCGCGGGGTTGAAGTAA
- a CDS encoding alpha/beta hydrolase, translating into MDYAVNPDDGTRIAFQVVGSGPPLLLVHGSLLTHAIWRTFGYVRALRPSRTLILLDMRGHGRSDKPHQVSAYRMESIVGDLVAVLDAAGVSSADYWGYSYGGRAGLTLAARAPERINSLVVGGGSHGPQRGAFDRLFFPGCADVLAEHGMGGFLDEWNNHRLFPVDAATRAVFSANDSDAMAAYFRASDLEPGLSDGDLEQFDMPSLFYVGSEDRTRLDDSRSAARLVPRAEFHLIDGFDHSTTPAASAEVLGVVQPFLERNVPSYFNPAN; encoded by the coding sequence GTGGACTACGCAGTGAACCCGGACGACGGCACTCGGATCGCATTTCAGGTCGTGGGCTCGGGCCCGCCCCTCCTCCTGGTGCATGGCAGCCTGTTGACGCACGCGATCTGGCGGACGTTCGGATACGTCAGAGCACTGCGTCCATCACGCACGCTGATTCTCCTCGACATGCGCGGCCACGGCCGCAGCGACAAGCCGCACCAGGTCTCGGCATACCGAATGGAGTCGATCGTCGGAGATCTCGTGGCGGTGCTCGATGCCGCCGGTGTGTCCAGCGCCGACTACTGGGGCTACTCGTACGGGGGACGCGCCGGATTGACACTGGCTGCCCGCGCACCGGAGAGAATCAACAGCCTCGTCGTCGGCGGCGGTTCCCATGGCCCGCAGCGCGGGGCATTCGATCGGCTGTTCTTCCCCGGATGCGCGGACGTGCTCGCAGAGCACGGAATGGGAGGGTTCCTCGACGAGTGGAACAACCACCGACTGTTCCCGGTCGACGCCGCGACCCGAGCGGTGTTCTCCGCCAACGATTCCGATGCGATGGCCGCATACTTCCGCGCATCCGATCTCGAACCCGGGCTTTCGGACGGCGATCTCGAGCAGTTCGATATGCCCAGCCTGTTCTACGTCGGCTCGGAAGACCGCACCAGGCTCGACGATTCACGTTCAGCGGCCCGGCTGGTCCCGCGCGCCGAGTTCCATCTCATCGATGGATTCGACCATTCCACGACGCCCGCCGCGAGTGCGGAAGTGTTGGGCGTCGTTCAGCCGTTTCTCGAGCGCAATGTCCCGTCTTACTTCAACCCCGCGAACTGA